From Ochotona princeps isolate mOchPri1 chromosome X, mOchPri1.hap1, whole genome shotgun sequence, one genomic window encodes:
- the KCNE5 gene encoding potassium voltage-gated channel subfamily E regulatory beta subunit 5, with the protein MNCSESQGLRTLLSRLLLELHHQGNASGLGTGPGPSMGMGVVPDPFVGREVTSAKGDDAYLYILLIMIFYACLAGGLILAYTRSRKLTEAKDESSQACSEHEWALGGAPATDAETAAGSSAEGCSQIASGGLPALAQGAEPV; encoded by the coding sequence ATGAACTGCAGTGAGAGCCAAGGGCTGCGAACCCTCTTGAGCCGCTTGCTGCTCGAGCTGCACCACCAGGGCAACGCCAGCGGCCTGGGCACTGGCCCTGGCCCGAGCATGGGCATGGGGGTTGTGCCTGACCCCTTCGTTGGCCGCGAGGTGACCAGCGCCAAGGGCGACGACGCCTATCTCTACATCCTGCTCATCATGATCTTCTACGCCTGCCTGGCCGGAGGCCTGATCCTGGCCTACACCCGTTCCCGCAAGCTCACCGAGGCCAAGGATGAGTCGTCCCAGGCCTGCTCTGAGCACGAATGGGCTCTGGGAGGCGCCCCAGCCACCGATGCGGAGACTGCAGCTGGCTCCTCCGCCGAGGGCTGCAGTCAGATCGCCTCCGGGGGGCTGCCAGCCCTTGCCCAGGGTGCCGAGCCAGTCTAG